Proteins encoded by one window of Paenibacillus sp. DCT19:
- the gcvH gene encoding glycine cleavage system protein GcvH: MSELKSDFLYSEEHEWVQTVGEDTVRIGITEFAQHQLGDIVFVELPDLESSVQAEESIGTIESVKTVSDLFSPVSGSIIAINDALQDSPELVNSSPYEEGWMIEIRVDGDLSVALSKLMNADAYRKHTEE; the protein is encoded by the coding sequence ATGAGCGAATTGAAAAGTGATTTCCTGTACAGTGAAGAGCACGAATGGGTGCAGACCGTAGGGGAGGATACTGTACGTATTGGTATTACCGAGTTCGCACAGCACCAGCTGGGTGACATTGTGTTTGTTGAATTGCCTGATCTTGAATCCAGTGTACAAGCGGAAGAAAGTATTGGTACGATTGAATCCGTCAAAACGGTTTCGGATTTATTTTCACCTGTGAGTGGCTCCATTATTGCGATCAATGATGCGTTGCAAGACTCACCAGAGCTTGTGAATAGCTCTCCTTATGAAGAAGGATGGATGATTGAGATCCGGGTGGATGGCGATTTGAGTGTAGCCTTATCCAAGCTGATGAACGCGGATGCTTATCGCAAACACACGGAAGAATAA
- the gcvT gene encoding glycine cleavage system aminomethyltransferase GcvT, producing MSDLLRTPLFPLYQQYEGVRCIDFGGWELPVQFSGIQKEHEAVRERAGLFDVSHMGEFTVQGEQAEAFLQHMTTNDVTALVPGQAQYTLMCYPDGGVVDDLLVYKLEEQHYMLVVNASNIDKDWAWLVEHLAPGVTMTNDSKQTALLALQGPLSVDILQKVTDIDVATIEPFRFVQDTEVCGVKLLLSRTGYTGEDGFELYVRADHAATVWNGLMQAGEEHGLVPAGLGARDTLRFEAKLPLYGQELSPTISPLEAGVGMFVKLNSGPFIGHDVLSQQKNDGPARKLVGIEVLERGIPRPHYPLYADGVQIGEVTTGTQSPTLKRNLGLALIDSKYAALGTPLEIEIRGKKLKAEVVKTPFHKRTRTPKTPTQGADQA from the coding sequence ATGTCCGATTTACTTAGAACTCCACTCTTTCCCTTATATCAACAGTACGAAGGCGTACGTTGCATTGACTTTGGTGGCTGGGAGCTTCCGGTACAGTTTAGCGGAATTCAGAAGGAACACGAAGCAGTTCGTGAACGTGCAGGGCTGTTTGATGTATCCCATATGGGCGAATTCACCGTACAAGGTGAACAAGCGGAGGCTTTTTTGCAGCACATGACCACCAATGACGTAACCGCACTTGTTCCGGGTCAGGCACAATATACGTTGATGTGTTATCCCGATGGCGGTGTGGTCGATGATCTACTGGTGTATAAACTGGAGGAACAGCACTATATGTTAGTTGTTAATGCCTCCAACATCGATAAGGATTGGGCATGGCTAGTGGAACATCTCGCCCCTGGGGTAACCATGACAAATGACTCCAAGCAGACTGCTCTTCTAGCACTGCAAGGTCCATTGTCTGTTGATATTCTCCAAAAAGTTACGGACATTGATGTAGCTACCATTGAGCCGTTTCGTTTTGTACAGGATACGGAAGTATGCGGTGTAAAATTGCTGTTATCCCGCACTGGATATACCGGCGAAGATGGCTTTGAGCTGTATGTTCGAGCAGATCACGCTGCTACGGTGTGGAATGGATTGATGCAGGCAGGGGAAGAACACGGATTGGTTCCGGCTGGACTTGGTGCACGGGACACCCTACGCTTTGAGGCAAAATTGCCATTGTACGGGCAGGAACTGTCACCCACGATCTCCCCGCTGGAGGCTGGGGTTGGCATGTTTGTGAAACTGAATTCCGGGCCTTTTATCGGACACGACGTTTTATCACAGCAAAAAAATGACGGGCCTGCTCGCAAATTAGTCGGCATCGAAGTGCTGGAGCGCGGGATTCCACGTCCCCATTACCCTCTCTACGCAGATGGTGTACAGATTGGTGAAGTAACGACAGGCACACAATCACCTACGCTAAAAAGGAATCTTGGGTTAGCCCTCATTGACAGTAAATATGCTGCACTAGGTACGCCACTGGAGATTGAGATTCGCGGCAAAAAGCTAAAAGCCGAGGTCGTAAAGACCCCTTTTCATAAACGGACACGCACGCCTAAGACACCTACTCAAGGAGCTGATCAAGCATGA
- a CDS encoding PTS mannitol transporter subunit IICB gives MSNLDQTSNSKGGLRVGVQRFGRFLSGMVMPNMGAFIAWGLITALFIPTGWYPNATIEQLVGPMINYLLPLLIGYTGGTMVHGQRGGVVGAIMTIGVIVGSDIPMFLGAMIAGPLAAWIIKKFDKSIEGKIKAGFEMLVNNFSAGIIGGILGIAALVGIGPAVEAVSKVLSAGVQGLMNLGLLPLVNLIIEPGKVLFLNNAINHGILTPIATDQARELGQSVLYMLESNPGPGLGILLAYCFFGRGMAKSSAPGAVVIHFFGGIHEIYFPYILMRPILILAAIGGGVAGTLTFMLTGAGLVSAPSPGSIIAYFLLTPKGGYLPMLAGVLVAAVVSFLIAAVLLKTGKQKDEDLEAASSRMKDMKSQGTTPNAAITANGGEENKVADRTASTVKTDVRKIVFSCDAGMGSSAMGASILRKKMKAEGIDVAVTNTAISEIPQDADVVITQKTLTDRARSVAPNAEHISIDNFLKSPEYDALVERLK, from the coding sequence ATGAGTAATTTGGACCAAACGTCCAATTCTAAAGGTGGGCTACGGGTAGGTGTACAGCGTTTTGGCCGATTCCTGAGTGGTATGGTCATGCCGAATATGGGCGCCTTTATCGCCTGGGGATTAATTACGGCTCTGTTCATTCCAACAGGCTGGTACCCAAATGCGACGATAGAACAGCTTGTGGGACCGATGATAAACTATTTGCTCCCACTATTAATTGGTTACACTGGCGGTACAATGGTGCATGGACAGCGGGGTGGTGTCGTAGGTGCCATAATGACCATCGGGGTCATCGTGGGTAGCGACATTCCGATGTTCCTCGGAGCCATGATTGCCGGACCGCTGGCAGCATGGATCATCAAGAAGTTTGATAAATCCATCGAAGGTAAAATTAAAGCTGGATTTGAAATGCTGGTTAACAACTTCTCCGCAGGTATTATAGGTGGAATCTTGGGAATTGCTGCTCTCGTGGGCATCGGGCCTGCTGTAGAAGCTGTTAGTAAAGTATTATCTGCCGGAGTACAGGGGTTAATGAATCTGGGCTTGTTGCCACTGGTTAACCTGATCATTGAACCGGGTAAAGTATTGTTCCTGAACAATGCGATCAACCACGGAATTCTCACACCGATTGCAACAGATCAGGCAAGAGAATTAGGGCAATCTGTATTATACATGCTTGAATCCAACCCGGGTCCGGGACTTGGTATTCTGCTTGCTTACTGCTTCTTCGGACGCGGTATGGCTAAATCTTCTGCACCAGGTGCGGTTGTTATTCATTTCTTCGGGGGAATACATGAAATTTACTTCCCTTACATTCTGATGAGACCGATTCTAATTCTTGCCGCAATTGGCGGCGGTGTTGCGGGTACATTAACATTTATGCTTACTGGAGCAGGATTGGTGTCAGCACCATCACCAGGTAGTATTATCGCTTATTTCCTTCTAACACCAAAAGGCGGATATCTCCCAATGCTTGCAGGGGTGCTTGTAGCGGCGGTAGTATCCTTCCTGATTGCAGCAGTATTGCTGAAAACCGGTAAACAAAAGGACGAAGATCTAGAGGCTGCATCCAGCCGAATGAAGGATATGAAGAGTCAAGGAACTACGCCAAATGCTGCAATTACGGCTAATGGCGGTGAAGAAAACAAAGTTGCGGATCGTACTGCTTCTACAGTGAAGACAGATGTGAGAAAAATCGTCTTCTCTTGTGACGCAGGCATGGGATCAAGTGCAATGGGCGCTTCCATTCTGCGTAAGAAAATGAAGGCGGAAGGGATTGACGTTGCGGTGACCAATACCGCAATCAGTGAGATCCCGCAGGATGCAGATGTGGTTATTACACAGAAAACATTAACCGATCGTGCCCGTTCCGTTGCACCAAACGCAGAACATATATCCATTGACAACTTCCTAAAAAGCCCGGAATACGATGCGCTCGTTGAACGACTGAAATAA
- the gcvPA gene encoding aminomethyl-transferring glycine dehydrogenase subunit GcvPA: MTKHRYIPMTEQDQSAMLATVGVKTIEDLFRDIPQEIRYQGELPVSSRLDEYALTRHMSKQAGANANFETHASFLGAGIYDHHIPSVINHVISRSEFYTAYTPYQPEISQGELQAIFEFQSYICELTGMAVANASMYDGATAFAEAGNLAAAATRRKQLIVSRTVHPEARQVLKAYAHGLSLDIVEIGYQNGVTDWDALQAAISEETAAVMIQSPNFFGAVEPIQQAADLAHAHKSLLVVSANPLSLGLLEAPGKLGADIVVGDAQPLGIAASLGGPTCGYFAVSQAHMRRIPGRIVGQTTDRNGKRGFVLTLQAREQHIRREKATSNICSNQALLALSASVYMSTMGRQGMIDVADLNLQKSHYALEVFKAIPGVKATFNAPTFNEFVIQLPEGTNVDALQLELLDKGFIGGYELGRDYPELAGHMLLAVTERRTKEEIDEFARALEGSL; encoded by the coding sequence ATGACCAAGCACCGTTACATTCCTATGACCGAGCAGGATCAGAGCGCTATGCTGGCAACAGTTGGTGTGAAAACGATCGAAGACCTCTTCCGAGATATCCCGCAGGAGATTCGTTATCAGGGTGAGTTACCCGTATCCTCTCGGCTAGATGAATATGCACTTACGCGTCATATGTCCAAACAAGCTGGTGCCAATGCCAACTTCGAGACACACGCAAGTTTTCTTGGTGCAGGCATCTACGACCATCATATACCTTCTGTCATCAATCATGTGATCTCCCGTTCGGAATTCTATACTGCATATACACCGTACCAACCTGAAATTAGTCAGGGCGAGCTTCAAGCAATATTTGAGTTTCAATCATACATCTGCGAATTGACAGGCATGGCCGTTGCCAATGCAAGTATGTATGACGGTGCGACCGCTTTTGCAGAAGCAGGGAATTTGGCAGCAGCAGCTACTCGCCGTAAACAATTGATCGTATCTCGTACCGTTCATCCGGAAGCACGTCAGGTACTGAAAGCCTATGCTCATGGTCTAAGTCTGGATATCGTCGAGATCGGGTATCAAAATGGCGTAACTGACTGGGATGCCTTACAAGCCGCCATCTCGGAAGAAACGGCTGCAGTCATGATTCAAAGCCCAAACTTCTTCGGTGCCGTTGAACCTATCCAGCAAGCAGCTGACCTAGCTCATGCACACAAAAGCCTGCTTGTAGTAAGTGCGAATCCACTTTCACTAGGATTGTTAGAGGCTCCTGGGAAGCTTGGCGCTGACATTGTTGTCGGTGACGCTCAACCTTTGGGGATCGCCGCATCTCTCGGCGGACCAACATGTGGATATTTTGCTGTATCACAGGCTCATATGCGCCGTATTCCTGGCCGAATTGTAGGTCAGACGACTGATCGTAACGGCAAACGTGGCTTCGTACTAACACTACAGGCACGCGAACAGCATATCCGCCGGGAAAAGGCGACGTCTAACATTTGTTCCAACCAAGCATTGCTTGCACTGAGCGCATCCGTATACATGTCTACAATGGGAAGACAGGGCATGATCGATGTAGCGGATCTCAATTTGCAGAAGAGTCATTATGCACTTGAAGTATTCAAAGCTATACCTGGTGTAAAAGCAACCTTCAACGCACCAACATTTAACGAGTTTGTCATTCAGTTGCCTGAAGGAACAAACGTCGATGCCCTGCAACTAGAGTTGCTGGATAAAGGTTTTATCGGTGGATACGAACTCGGTCGGGATTATCCCGAACTCGCTGGACATATGTTACTCGCAGTAACGGAGCGACGCACCAAGGAAGAAATTGACGAATTCGCACGAGCATTGGAGGGATCGTTGTGA